The following coding sequences lie in one Acaryochloris sp. CCMEE 5410 genomic window:
- a CDS encoding nickel-binding protein: MARILVEATYDPPLSETVIQAALEDPNPDCYTSRRVKWLRSFVSRDRKRTICELEAPDADSVREAYRLAGHPFDKVWAAEILEPHL; this comes from the coding sequence ATGGCCCGTATTCTAGTGGAAGCAACCTATGATCCACCCTTATCAGAAACCGTGATACAGGCTGCCCTTGAAGATCCCAACCCCGATTGTTATACCAGTCGCCGCGTCAAGTGGCTGCGTTCATTTGTGTCCCGCGATCGCAAACGCACTATCTGTGAGTTAGAAGCTCCCGATGCCGACTCCGTTCGCGAAGCCTATCGACTTGCAGGCCATCCCTTCGACAAGGTTTGGGCTGCAGAAATTTTAGAACCACACCTTTAA